From the Pomacea canaliculata isolate SZHN2017 linkage group LG4, ASM307304v1, whole genome shotgun sequence genome, one window contains:
- the LOC112562477 gene encoding uncharacterized protein LOC112562477 encodes MPDSHTTVYSPVTSPLARNLSGNSSAFSDSCIVTSSSYGAGDLISPEAEFLITKLKSAVIIPLLYLFGGPTNLLNMIVFFKQGLGDRVNLCLFSLAIVDFTSVSFYFLIFVEHIFMFNSPETFGEVYAFLMSNKVMLFYNMGYGSMLLSVIIALERCICVLLPLRAKLLLKTKTMAAIIITTVPTVSFLRLAVLAKYVMLCIYDKRRQLALKGPYVTEYAVRNKEFLEGLDGIFYGFIMGLGCPIIVLIATIITIGKLWHTAAWRKQTSSANTRKEMAVTKMLVLLSFMFLVFDLPRIWVRTYPLFDPEFSTKGQHR; translated from the coding sequence ATGCCAGACAGCCACACAACGGTTTATTCGCCAGTAACCTCCCCTTTAGCTAGAAACCTTTCAGGGAATTCTTCTGCCTTCTCCGACAGTTGCATTGTAACCTCCTCGTCTTATGGAGCCGGAGACCTGATCAGCCCCGAGGCAGAGTTTCTCATCACCAAGTTAAAGTCAGCTGTGATCATACCCCTGTTGTACCTCTTTGGTGGTCCAACTAATCTTTTAAACATGATTGTCTTCTTCAAGCAGGGATTGGGAGACCGAgtcaacctctgtctcttcagcCTCGCTATTGTTGATTTTACTAGCGTGTCCTTctattttctcatctttgttgAACACATCTTTATGTTTAACTCACCTGAAACTTTCGGTGAAGTTTATGCCTTTTTGATGAGCAACAAAGTGATGCTCTTCTACAACATGGGTTACGGTTCCATGCTTCTGTCAGTTATAATTGCTCTTGAGCGATGTATTTGCGTGTTGTTGCCTCTTCGTGCAAAACTTTTACTTAAGACCAAAACTATggcagccatcatcatcacaactgTGCCGACTGTGAGTTTCTTAAGGCTCGCGGTGTTGGCAAAATACGTTATGTTGTGTATCTACGACAAGAGGAGACAACTGGCCTTAAAGGGTCCTTATGTTACTGAGTATGCCGTGAGGAACAAAGAGTTTCTGGAGGGGCTCGACGGAATATTTTATGGATTTATCATGGGACTGGGCTGTCCTATCATCGTTCTGATCGCCACTATCATCACTATCGGCAAACTCTGGCACACAGCCGCCTGGCGAAAACAGACTTCGTCTGCTAACACTCGGAAGGAAATGGCCGTGACCAAGATGCTTGTTCTCTTGTCCTTCATGTTCCTGGTGTTTGATTTGCCGAGGATCTGGGTGAGGACCTACCCTTTGTTTGACCCTGAATTTAGCACTAAAGGCCAGCATCGCTAA